In Clostridium sp. JN-1, one genomic interval encodes:
- a CDS encoding dicarboxylate/amino acid:cation symporter → MKKLFKNYGFSIILLSSIVLGAIIGIIFGSKALILKPFGDLFLNLMFMVITPLVFFSVTSAIANMKGMKRLGKIMASTFLVFICTALAAAIIAFIGAAIVNPAKGIDYSSLKKIVSNSDAVKQVKQVGILQQLVNTVTVSDFVSLFSKSNMLQLIVFSILFGISTAMVGEKAKPVAKFLDSASNVMMKMVKIIMYYAPIGLGCYFAAVIGTLGPQILQGYLRVFILYIVIAIVYYLGFFTFYAFLSGGKANIRLFWKNAVAPTVTALATCSSAASIPVNLEYAKKMGVSEDIAETVIPLGANIHKDGSVIGGVMKVTFLFGLFGRDMTSISAILSIIFVSFLVGAVMAAIPSGGMIGEMLILSVYGFPPELLPIIAVISVIIDAPATVLNSTGNTVCSMVISRLVEGKKSSINNQVETEKKIQ, encoded by the coding sequence ATGAAAAAACTTTTTAAAAATTATGGTTTTTCTATTATATTATTAAGCTCAATAGTATTGGGTGCAATTATAGGTATTATTTTTGGTTCTAAAGCTTTAATATTGAAACCATTTGGGGACTTATTTTTAAATTTGATGTTTATGGTAATAACACCACTAGTATTTTTTAGTGTGACATCAGCTATAGCCAATATGAAAGGCATGAAAAGGCTTGGCAAGATTATGGCAAGTACCTTTTTAGTATTTATATGTACTGCTCTTGCAGCAGCAATAATTGCTTTTATAGGTGCTGCGATAGTAAATCCTGCAAAAGGAATAGATTATTCATCATTAAAAAAGATTGTATCAAATAGTGATGCAGTAAAACAAGTTAAACAAGTTGGAATTTTACAGCAGCTTGTAAATACAGTTACTGTTTCAGATTTTGTATCGCTGTTTTCTAAGAGCAATATGCTTCAACTTATTGTATTTTCAATTTTATTTGGAATTTCAACTGCCATGGTTGGAGAAAAAGCTAAACCAGTTGCGAAGTTTTTAGATTCTGCATCAAATGTTATGATGAAGATGGTTAAGATAATAATGTACTACGCACCAATAGGCCTTGGATGTTATTTTGCTGCAGTAATAGGTACACTTGGACCACAGATACTTCAAGGTTATTTGAGAGTATTTATCCTATATATAGTTATAGCAATTGTGTATTACTTAGGTTTCTTTACATTTTATGCGTTTTTATCTGGAGGGAAGGCCAATATAAGATTGTTTTGGAAAAATGCAGTAGCTCCAACAGTTACAGCACTTGCTACATGTTCGAGTGCTGCAAGCATACCAGTTAATTTGGAATATGCAAAAAAAATGGGTGTATCAGAGGATATAGCAGAAACCGTTATTCCACTTGGAGCAAATATTCATAAGGATGGTTCAGTAATTGGTGGAGTTATGAAAGTTACTTTTTTATTTGGTTTATTTGGAAGAGATATGACAAGTATTTCTGCCATATTATCAATAATTTTTGTATCATTTTTAGTTGGTGCTGTAATGGCCGCTATCCCAAGTGGCGGTATGATAGGTGAGATGCTTATCTTAAGTGTATATGGTTTTCCACCAGAATTACTTCCTATAATTGCTGTAATAAGTGTAATTATAGATGCTCCTGCCACTGTTTTAAACTCTACAGGAAATACAGTATGCAGTATGGTGATATCAAGGCTTGTTGAAGGGAAAAAATCAAGTATAAATAATCAAGTAGAAACTGAAAAAAAGATTCAATAG
- a CDS encoding YitT family protein, with the protein MKERIIDLREKVFDLIVILCAIFIFSLTLNVFFSPHQIVPGGVSGLAIVLESVFHIKKSIIIGFLNIPIFVLGLLTLGKRFVINTMLGAFLVPVFVELTSNVPSVTKDPLLAVLVGGVTTGIAIGMLLTKQASVGGTDTVAKMLSKLINKPVGRIMMCIDLSIVCLSVCVFGIEKALYSLVTVYITGRVVDIYIKGFRDSKSVLIISDKIDEINTLILTKINGRTTKLEARGGYTNHEQVILMCVITSKQLIRLKRIVKDIDNNALVLVQDSYEVYGKGFSIN; encoded by the coding sequence ATGAAAGAGAGAATAATTGATTTAAGAGAAAAAGTATTTGACCTAATTGTTATTTTATGCGCTATTTTTATATTTTCACTTACATTAAATGTATTTTTTTCTCCTCACCAGATTGTACCTGGAGGAGTTTCTGGATTGGCAATTGTACTTGAAAGTGTATTTCATATCAAGAAGTCTATCATAATAGGATTCTTAAATATTCCTATTTTTGTATTAGGATTATTAACACTCGGTAAAAGGTTTGTAATAAATACTATGCTGGGGGCTTTTCTAGTACCAGTTTTTGTTGAGCTTACAAGTAATGTACCATCCGTTACCAAAGATCCACTTCTTGCTGTATTAGTAGGAGGAGTGACGACAGGAATTGCAATTGGAATGCTTTTAACAAAACAGGCTTCAGTTGGTGGTACTGATACAGTTGCAAAGATGCTTTCAAAATTGATAAATAAACCAGTTGGAAGAATAATGATGTGTATTGATCTTTCGATAGTGTGCTTATCCGTATGTGTATTTGGAATAGAAAAAGCCTTATATAGTCTTGTTACGGTATATATAACCGGAAGAGTTGTTGATATATATATTAAAGGATTTAGAGATTCTAAGTCAGTACTCATAATATCAGATAAAATTGATGAAATTAATACTCTAATTTTAACTAAGATAAATGGAAGGACAACCAAACTTGAGGCAAGGGGCGGCTATACGAATCATGAACAGGTGATTTTAATGTGTGTTATAACAAGTAAGCAGTTAATACGTCTTAAAAGGATAGTAAAAGATATTGATAATAATGCATTAGTGCTCGTTCAAGACTCATATGAAGTATATGGAAAAGGATTTAGTATAAATTAA